A stretch of Exiguobacterium sp. BMC-KP DNA encodes these proteins:
- a CDS encoding polyprenyl synthetase family protein, with amino-acid sequence MSLHSIYRDVTKEVNLVDRFLINHIASEEPTIDAAGKQLLKAGGKRIRPAFVLLASKFGEADRDELIRVAASLELVHMASLVHDDVIDDAELRRGKPTVMQYFDEEVALYSGNYLFGEAVRLIGEVGKPELVQVMVHTMREICEGEIEQIYDQYDWEQSIKRYIKRIERKTAILIEASCHLGAIVANCSAADTKALRLFGRDIGLAFQIADDLLDFTANRTELGKPVAEDLRHGHKTLPVFYGAENATFYERLSQIESMPTHEEVAPLLSFLQTSGALERTQQTVDHYIHRAIKRLEPLPKSSAKRSLEEVARYVGKRKG; translated from the coding sequence ATGTCACTGCATTCCATATACCGTGATGTCACGAAGGAAGTTAATTTAGTCGATCGTTTTCTGATCAATCATATCGCTTCTGAAGAACCAACGATCGATGCAGCAGGAAAACAATTGCTGAAAGCTGGTGGGAAACGAATTCGACCAGCATTCGTCTTGCTCGCATCCAAGTTCGGTGAGGCAGATCGAGATGAACTGATTCGTGTAGCGGCAAGCCTTGAACTTGTCCATATGGCATCACTCGTCCACGATGATGTCATTGATGACGCAGAACTACGTCGAGGAAAACCCACCGTCATGCAATATTTTGATGAGGAAGTGGCGCTGTATTCGGGCAATTATTTGTTTGGAGAAGCCGTTCGGTTGATTGGTGAAGTCGGGAAGCCGGAACTGGTCCAAGTCATGGTTCATACGATGCGTGAAATTTGTGAAGGTGAGATTGAGCAAATTTATGACCAATACGATTGGGAACAGTCGATTAAACGATATATCAAACGAATTGAACGAAAGACAGCTATTCTGATTGAAGCGAGCTGTCATCTGGGTGCAATTGTTGCGAATTGTTCTGCAGCCGATACGAAAGCGTTACGGTTGTTTGGGCGAGATATCGGACTCGCTTTTCAAATTGCTGACGACTTGCTTGATTTCACAGCGAATCGTACAGAACTTGGTAAGCCGGTAGCAGAGGATCTGCGTCATGGACACAAAACATTACCTGTCTTTTATGGTGCAGAGAATGCTACCTTTTACGAACGTCTTTCGCAAATCGAGAGTATGCCAACACATGAAGAAGTAGCACCGTTGCTGTCGTTTCTTCAAACTTCAGGCGCCCTCGAACGGACGCAACAAACGGTCGATCACTATATCCACCGTGCGATCAAACGTCTTGAACCATTACCTAAATCATCAGCCAAACGATCGCTTGAAGAAGTAGCACGCTACGTTGGAAAACGAAAAGGATGA